In the genome of Siniperca chuatsi isolate FFG_IHB_CAS linkage group LG14, ASM2008510v1, whole genome shotgun sequence, the window CTCTGTTACATCACTGCAgccagctctgtgtgtgtgtgtgtacttgtacttgcaacatagtgaggactgatatacagtttttggaaagtgatgacattttggccagtcctcacaacttaaaagggctgtttgaaggttaagacttggttttaagggttaggatAGAATTAGGTTACGGTTAGGGtgagggttaggcatttagttgtgatggttaaggtcagggtaaggggctagagaatgcattatgtcaatgacatgagctagaagtacaaggatgtgtgtatatgtgtatgtcaCTCAGCAGAgtaggtgggggtgggggtgtagAGGGCTGTGACACTCGTCACATGGAAACACACTAGAAAAAATGACACACATGTGCCTGTGCCATGCGCGTCCTGCAGGCCGAACACAAAAGCAAAGTAAGCAAAGGCAAACATACACCACAGACCTTTGCTATGCCTCTACACAGCATGCCATTTAAGACATAaactctctctatatatataacCTATAAACACAAGCAGACAATTGATATGCAAATTGATGGTTCTAAATGCAAAACTGTGTTCAGTTCACTAATgtatttaagtgatttaaggTGAGAGATGCACAAAGAGATGTGGTGCTTAGCAACACACATCTGTGCCTCTCCTCGTTTGTGTGATTAGTTCCAGCAAAGTCACACCAatcaaatgtaaacaatgcatttgtttctctgtctttattatttgttggcatgtttaaaatgacaatgCCATTTTAGACCAGGACGGCAGCACAGTGAGTAAAGGTGGGGACACACATTCTGATTGTTGGGCCGATTTTTGTCATGATTTGGACATTATATAAGTTATTGGAATAATTTGGACACAGTCAGATGGTGTTGATACTCATACCGTATGTGGTGTTTAAGGATTGTTAATTGTTTGACCTTTGATCAAGTCGCTGCTCATCGTTCAgtagtttaaaaatgtttgatttttacaACTGGAGTCAGGACCATTGACAATATATAGTTGGAGAAATGATAGAAAGCAAACAGCGAGGACTCCCTAAAAAAGCACAGTGTACTGTGAGTGACAATAATTTAGTTCAGTAGGTTTCAGTACACAGCCAAGTTCACTCACCTCCAGCTCTCACTGAAGCGTTTGCAGTCCTTGTTGCCctcatctctccatccaccacCTCATTTAAAATAAGCATTTTCCTTTGCTTGCATgttttctgtgcaaaaatgcagcATACATTAGTAAGGCAAACCGTTTCTAAAGGATGTCCATTTGTCTTAATGTATGTTTCCACCTTAAAAATCACGTTGTAGACCTAATAATGGCAATTCCCTAGCTGCTCCAGAGGTGCTGTTCAGTAGCTGACTCTGACCTTCGTGTAAAGGGGATAGAGGAAAGAGGACTTGCCCACCGTGAACAAGTGTTTCACACTATTAGTCATGTATTGTTATACTTGGCTGTCACCACTGACTGCTGGCATAAGCTTTTCAGGGCAGGTTGCACATTTTAACAGCCTTTAGTATTCCAAACTAGCTGTTGTAACTGTTTTGTGGGCTGTTTTACACAGTGAGAGCCAAGTTTGGTTGTGTTGAAATTACAAAGATACTCAGTCTCATTCATAAACCATAACAATCTAAATTTACATTATGTCTGCAAGCCCAAGAGTTTTAATAGTGTACTCCTATCCAGGAAATTAACCTtaaaaatgcaatgaaaatgtaattggaAAATTCTGTTGGGAGTATAAATGGAAAAAACCTCTAATTTGCAGTTGTTGCACTGagaaaactttttattttagtatttgcTCAAACAAATTATACATGGGATTTTGTCTCCAGACAGCGGAACAAGGCAAAGCAAAACATCTGGCTTGTGAGTGGTAAAGATGAGAAAGTGACAAACTGCCAGTAAGTGACAGGATTGGGAaccaaagacaaagaaacagagaaaagtgagGAGGAagttggacagacagatgggaCGCTCCTCAGGGTCCTCATATCCTTCTCCTGTTTCCTATTAAATTACTTAACGTGAACCTGTGTGCGTCCTGATTTGACTGTGTATAATGTGACATGTGACTGTGTATATGGGACCGTTGCTTGTGTTAATTTCCATTTGATCTGTCCTCTAATTTTCTCATATACAGTTCTAACGTAcctgtcttgtttttatctgtgttgCAGATAAACCTGCGGCTTATTTTAGTCAGTGGGAAGACGAAAGAATTCCTCTTCTCTCCCAACGACTCTGCAGCAGACATTGCCAAACATGTCTATGACAACTGGCCGATGGGTGAGTAGCTCCATTTAGATACCTCAGTGTTACTGGCAGGTACAGTTGATAAAGAAGTAGTAGGAGTTACATCCAGTGGGAACAGAAGTATGTGTAGTCTTAAAGTGAAGGTCGTGTAAAACTCCCTCTATGATAAGTAAAATCATCCTGAGGTGatccatttctttttcttcgAGAAGTAAATACAGGTCACTTAGGACAATATGTCTAACACTATTTGGTATAGTCTAAAGCTGATTCAAATGACTATTAAGTGACTTAAAGCTCCacaatgactatgtgtaatgtgaaagtgtgTTGCAGTgcagtgatgaacccacagagaacaaCAGTATCACCAAACTGAAGCACTGCGGTACTGTTTAGCCTTTTTTATcttattgttttggtgtaaGGACATGGCCTGTTTTGGAGCTGCCTCCCGAGCCTGTTCTTCTACTTCATAgtagccagtggtggaagaaggattgagatcttttacttaagtaaaagtagcaataccacaatatataaatactccattacaagtaaaagtcctgcattcaaaatcctacttaactAAAAGTACATATGTATTAGcaactaaatgtacttaaagaatcaaaagtaaaagtactcattatacagagTGGCATTTATCATATCTTGTGACTTattctgtctgttttaattGTGTCAACAAGGGCAAAATTTTAGCAACTTTGTATACAGTAGTAATAGTTTAATCTGTGAttcatcatatgttttacaCTGATAATAAATTTTACACctttattacaagtaaaagctaCAATATTTCCCGCTGACAAgtacaaatatttcaaaagaaGAAGATGGAATGTGCAAATGTTCACAGTATTAAGAATATATGcaatgtgttaaaataaaaatccaaagATTTCTGTTAATGAAATGTGTCAAGTTAGATGTGGAGGCTCCAGGTTAATGTAACGTGGCCATGGGGTACTATCCAAATAAAAAGTTACTTGCTTCATTTCTAGTTCTAGCAGAAAACTGATGCTTGACTGACTTTAAATCTTACTACAATGTTGTTTATGCGAGCCAACATAacacatttccatccttatgtATGAAGAGTTGAGCTGTAtgatttaaatgtgattttaggTGAGAGATCCTTACGCTACTGTCACTAGCACGTCTGCTTCGCATTAAGTgctaaatgtaaacatttaccAGATTTTGGTATGTGGGGTTTGAGTATACTTTTCCCACATTCTGCACATAGATAATATAGACCCATATTGTGTTATTATGTAATAAATCACATTATTGCATAAGCACATCTGCAGTATGTTTGCATGAGCAGTAATTGCTAACGCACTTGGAAACCAGATGATCTGACCTATTTTGGCTGTATTTTCTACAACAAAGATAAAGGCAGCTGAGATTCTATACAGTGTATCCAGAGAGCTGATTACTTAACAACAAATTAATTACACGCAGTTCTACAAATCAGTGTGAGAATGTGCCAATCTTTGGTGTAGGGTAATTAAAGTGCACTCCTCCTTTCAGCGTGATTATCATTGCATACAGGAATGTGGGATTGCAGAACAGCCATCACCTCTCTGTAATACAACCACTCCCTAAATGCTGCTACACCGGTGTAAGAATTCATTTGATAATGCCGATCTTACACCACCTTCAAATCTGAACAGACTGTAGCCTTTTCCCACAGTGCTGTCAATGTAGTCCAGTTTAGGAGAAGCCCACAGTGCATGAAAAACTAAAGATTATACTCATGAACTCCCGATTCTCCTTGACAAGAGGAGGTTTTCTTTCACTCCTGTCAGTTTTGGAAGTGCCCTGTGTTCCTCCAAGACAATAGATCTGAACCCTGTGAGACCCAGAGCAGGCACTCAACACCCTCCGCTTAGCTGGAGACAAACATCTGGCGGCCAGACTCTGCTGCCGTGCCACTCCCCTCgctgttttctctcatttaaTGCCTTTACTTTTGTCTTTAGCTCTTCCCAAGCCACACCTTGTGTTCTCTTGCTTTGAGTCTCTCTCACATTCTGTAGTGCATCCCACAAAGCCCACATATTATACATTCTGCATGTAATGATCGGAAATAAAGGCCCTAAATGTCTTAAAATATCTTAAGTGCGGTTGTTGGTGGTTTTGCATGCAATGACTGATTTCTTTTCACTACACtgtatacagtaaattatattGATGGCTAACATAGTAGTTTAAAATTCAAAGCTTTTCATCATATCTTAGTCAGAGCGCCTTAATTAAATTCCTTACTTATATCTAAATTGCTAATCTAGAGTCTGAGAACCTtcactttgtttattgtgttttttaaagcaaattcAATCTCAGGTAGAAATAAAAAGGTTGTGAAATGTCGTTACTGAAACTGCATGTTCTCAGTTTATAGATTAtacaataatgatgatgatgatgatgatgttttatgGGAAAGAGGTCACATAATGTGGAAATGTAGACAAAAAGAATCATTTGGAAAACAAACTTTCAGTGACATtgaggaagaaaacaaataagagaTAAGCAGGAAAGGGAAAATATATGAAGCTtgtcatctgtctttctctatgTTGATTTGTCTCTCTTTAACTCTCTCTTCCCATCTGTCTCTGCCCTATTTCTCTTTCAGACTGGGAGGAAGAGCAGGTCAGCAGCCCTAACATCCTGAGGCTGATCTACCAGGGCCGTTTTCTACACGGCAACGTAACACTAGGAggtgagaaaacacagaaagtacACCTTCCGCTCatagacatgcacacaaaatcACACGGCAGTGTGCTGCTGGAAAGTTCTTTGCTGTTCTCATCCCTTTCCTGGGCCACAGAACAGAGGAACCTCAGTGCTCTGGACAAGCCTGCTTTGACGGcgaaagggaggagagaggaaataCAGCAAAAAGAGACTGGTCAGGAAAGGGGCATGACTGGCGTTAGAGTAGCAGCACAAAGAAGAGACGGGAGAGGGCAGGAGggggtgtgggggtgggggtgacaTCTTCACTTCTCACTGGCTTTTAGACTTTTTAGTCTACTTAACCTAATTTTGATCTGACTGGTGTTTTGTGTGCTTAATGGCAATCCCTAACCCTTTTACTCTCATCCCATTACTGCCATCTATCTGATAATTCCCTTATCGGTGGTTTAACATGTTTGCACGCTGACACAGAATCCTCTTAAAGTTGAGCCAAAGCTCGCAGTGGTCTTGAAATGCAAACATAGACACCACACACATCATGTGATTGATAAGCAGTTTTGAGGAATAACAGAGTTACGAGTATTACAGCTAAGATATCAACTACAATTTAGTGTGTGAACGTtaaggtatttttaaaaatcaagtaTCTTTTGTTTAGGTGGTTTTCATCAAATATCAGAGTAGGACTAGTGCTACCTGTTGTATTACAAAGCATACATTAGTTAAAGTAGAATGCATTTGACCTATCTTCCTGGCAGCCAttgatttccattcattttgCTGTAAAAATCAACTGCTTagatccatcacagtgaacatcatgCTCAGTTAAGTTTTTGTCAAAGTTTTGACAAAAAAGTCACGTTATTTTTGCATGGTAATGGAGTTGAAAGTAGGATGTGGCGATATGGTTGAAATCGATATTAGAATATTAACAAGGATATTtttctatacagtatatcacaatatggcaaatacatgaaaaatcaCTGATGTTCAAAGCAATTATTGAATTCCAATTTGATTCATTACATGAGATCAAACAGTTcctgtgtgtaaaataaaagtgtcaATAGATGATAAAAGATAATACTGATTTTGATTCTCCCATTTTTAATTGAAACTGTTTTTCTCTCAAGAGTTTGCTGAGTGAGTTTATTATTGAATTGAGCAGTTCACAAATGATTCAAGCAACTGGGGGAAAAGACACATTTGACTTTTAGGAACAGCCGATCATCCTGTTTGAAATAACTGACATTGGTTTACATAAAGGTTTCAGGCCCTTTCCTTACCTGCAATAGATggttattctgcaacaaaatgaCCTCACAGTCATATATTTTGAGTTCTTCAGCCATAGTTAATTATTTCATGAAGCAGCTTAAATGTAGTCAGtagcttttctctcttttgtagCTTCGATGTAGACCGACTCTTTCCAGTGTAGCATTATTTGTACTCTACAAGTTGAATATGATAGTGATAGTCAATGACTTTGTAAAGacagatatactgtagctaACTGAATAACCTTTTACattctctccgtctctctctctcacttctccCCCGCCAGCTCTCAAACTGCCCTTGGGGAAGACCACAGTGATGCATTTAGTTGCCAGAGAGACTTTGCCTGAGCCAAATTCCCAAGGTAACCAGCGCTCCGTCTCCCTTCTTTCCTCTCAGTAGGCCTTTCACACGCTGAACAACTTTAAACGCTCTGCTCCCAGCCATTATTTATCTCTACACATGGCTACTGTTTTAGGAATAGCCACTGGTGCAAATAATTGGCTCCCTTAAATGTATCCCCAAGATACGGCACATTGTGTTAAATATACAGCTAATATAAATCATATTAGGTGACAGGTCTCCTTTTTGTGACTGTGTAGCAGAAGGTGATTGGGGTTGAATTCAACTGTGGATTAGACTTAACAAATACAGTAGAGTTCATATGGACATCTAAGTTCACTGGTTGCACAAAGCGCTGTAGTTATTGACTATCTGCATTTTGCTATGCATTCTGGGTAAAGTAGTCCCAAGGTAAAATAaggtgaaataaataatcacctCATTTTACTCCACAAGAAAATCTGTCCCTTGTGGAACAACAACGACAAGGCAAAGTTCAGTTATATGTGAAGAAATAGCAGGTAAAACACTAATAGAgccatgttttctctcttttgtcagTTATAAGGAAGTGACAATAGATgcttaaaatagaaacaaagcTCTTAATTCTTGGTATTGGCTGGAGGTTCGGTGGTAGACCTTTTAGCATTCAGTCTTTATTTTTATGACACCATTTAAGTTAAACTTGTCTAAAAGCAAAACCAAGTGGGCCTGTTGCTTCAGGTACAGGTGAGACACGAAAAATActatccaggaagtccagtttcaGTAAACAGATCGACGAGTTTGAAGGATTATCAGACACTAAAATGCTGCACAGTGGAACAGTAGAAATGCGGctttcatgttacaaagtaatggTGATTGGTCAACATAACACTTTGTTGGATGATGTCGAGTTGCATTGGCAAAAGTTTAGTGTCAGGTTAAACTTCTTTTGCCAGACGGCCCTTGTGAATCTGGCCTCAGATCACATTTAATGGAGTTGATTTTAGTCTTGTCACATGTAAAAAGTTTTGAAATTCTATCTCATCATATATATTTAGCGGGTACCTCTCTGACTGTGTAGGATCAGTGTTTGtcttgatgatgatgtttttttgtgtgtgtgtgtgtgtgtgtgtgtgtgttcccaggtCAGAGGAATCGAGAGAAGACCGGGGAGAGTAACTGCTGCATCATTCTGTAAATACACACCTCCGCTGTCGGCCCTCCATCCTTCTCATCCATTCTTGCCCTCAACATCCTGAACCTACTGTAATGAGCTTTGTCCCCTGTCCTGGAGGCTGTCAACAATGTGGATAtgcatacagacaaacacacactctcttccccacccctcctctctcacacagacataGAAAGTAGACAGGGTCATCCAGGACACAGAGTTTGGAGCAGGAAATTGATTAACGATAGAGTTGATTCCTTTGTTGTACTTGATTTTTTGTCATAACTGAAAATCAAAGGAAGAAACTggatttgcatgtgttttttttttcttaatgcgTACCTTTTTAAGCCTTCTgccatgtacatgcacacaaacatacacgtacacacacacacacacacacacacaatagacaTATACACCCTGTCTAGCCCTCCTCAGCCGGTTTGTTAAGTCAGTTTCTTACTGGCTCCTCATTCTAGCTAGTTGTCATGGTAATGCAGTGCCCAAGTTCGTGTGTGTGGCCTTCTTTTCTCATACAGACCGCTGAGAATTTGAACCActaacaacatacacacacacacacacacacacacacacacacacacacacacacacacacacacacacacacatatatatattcccTGTCTACACATCCAACCATATGTGCTTGTGTGATCTCCCTCAGTGCAGCAGACAAAGCTTAGACGTGCCTGATCAGAGAACTCAAactaggacacacacacagacacacacatatacacacctgtGTCCTTTTTACTGCCCTCCTCTGCATGTGCCCTGAAGGGTCACAAGAGAGAAATTATTCCTTTTTGTCTGCAGAGCGCTGTACAGACCGCCCACACCCTACTCTTTCAGTCGTCATATTTTAGCCAAACAAAgcctaacaaacaaacaaatagacaAACAACCAGTGGCAGTGGTCTTGTTTTGGTTATTTGTTTGTCCATGACatttgtgactgtgttttgaCAGTCCATGTATTTTACTGACCGACCAGTGTTGTGATTAATAAAACGTCATGTCAGTCCTCCACAATGCACCATCCCTCATTATGctccttttttttaacagtgttgTGAAGGATCTCTCTCTTGACAGTAGCTGTCCAAGCAGGGAAATGAACTTGGAATGAAAATGTTCCCTATTTGTTTTAATTCGCTTATTACTCTCTTCTTAATTATCTCTCTCTGCATTAATAAATCCATTTTGCACAACTGAAGCATGTGCTCCTTCATcagattaataaaaatgtataaaaagttttattgttttattttatatttttccaaTGGAAGTAATGTTCCAAACTAAGGTAACGTGTagaatatatttaatatgaatCTTATATAGATCATGATGACTCTAGATCTTGTTGATATGCAGTATATTGGTGTTTAGTCTATGATTGTGCGTACGGTTAGCTTCTAGCCAGTTCACAGTCACTCGCTGACAATGTCTTGTGCTTAACAGCAGCAAAACCTCCCTAATCATCGACagactgtatttttattttctttctttctgtgctcttttattattatttttttcatttgtttataatttaatgtaatcctttttctttgtttttttgctttaaagaaTTGCTTTGTAACAGCACTAGGtcttaaaaaatattgtttatattgATCAGGGTTCAAATCTGTACAGAGATAAACGTTTTCAAACCAATTGTAAATAGCACTAAtgctccctctcccccctccaAACTTCAAAATGGAATACATCTGTAATCTAAATAAAGGTTATTGAAGTGCACTGGCTTTTGTCATGATTTATTGCACATAAATCATAAAACTCTTTTGAGTATCACATGATTTTGACAGCCTACTGTTGACACTCAGCAATGATTTTTAAGTGCATCACCGGACAGTCAAGAAGAGTTTCAGCAGACAGCTGAATCAGATGGGTGTCTTTAGGTGTCAACTATCTGACAACTATATGGAAGTGGATTGAGAAGTATTTCTCTTGAAATTATTCTTGATAGTCCGGAAACTGTCAGCAGATTAGGTTAGGAAACAAGTTGTTTAAAGTTAGAATTAAGGCTGTGTTTTACTTTGAAGACATGTAAAACACTTAGCTACAGTTAGTTGTTGTAATGAAGTTGACACTTTTCATTTGAAGTTATGAATGAAGTACTTGGATTcttaaaagtagtaataccacaatgtaaaaattacTCCATCACAAgtatgcattcaaaattttacctAGGTGAAAGTACGGTGTGGTCAGTTTAATGtgccaaaaatatcaaaaataaaaaaaaaagtactcactatgcagAATGACCCCCGTTTAGAGTGTTAAATTATCCTATAAgttatattaattttatttattattattgatgcattaacatgtaagcagcattttaatatacCTGGTTGAGGTGGTTCTCCTTTTATAGGAACTAcggaatgtaacaaagtacatactcaagtactgtacttatttacattttagaggTACTTGCTACTCTGCTACTATAATTCTGCTCCACTacatgtcagagggaaatattgtactttttacttcactacatttatctgacagttgtAGTTACTTTTTAGACTAAgagtttacatacaaaacattgcACAACCTTATTATTGCACAGTACAATGTATTGACACAGATTAGTggctcccaacctttttggcttgtgacccatTACTACAAAGCAGTGTCTGGTTGGGGCCCTTGTCATGCTTCTTCTTGGCAGTCCCACCAACACCACAtctcccctctaaacttctctgattgttttattattttattaaaatagtgaaaagtccAAAACATGAATATAAATTTCTAATAATGACGATTAATTTTCCTTctacttttgatgctttaagcacattttgctgataatatttctgtacttttacttaagcagaattttgaatgaaggacttttGCTTGAAAGTGagaatttttaaattgttgtaatactacttttacttgagtgagggatctgaatactttttccaccactgtataatCACATGTATAATACGTGTTGTACGTAAAATgttgatctgtaaagtaactctAGCTGTCAGTTAGTATACAGTGGAGTAtcaagtagcataaaataaaaacactcaagtaaagtacgaGCAAATCAAAACTACGCCTAggcagcacttgagtaaatggaCATAGTTACACTCAAACACTGTGTGTAGGAATGAATTTCTTGTGAGGTGATAGTCAACAGATTCAACTTATCTCAACTTACATGAAAGAGAATCAGCAACGGGACGTCAAAGACTTACCAAAGCTTGTCTAGAAAAGATGAGATTTCTTCCTTTCTGCCCACTCAACATTCAAGCTGATAAAGTCTTAATGcaagaaagaataaaatgaaactgcATCATTTTTCCAGATAACCATGTGATGTCACTTCTCACTTGTCCAGTTTGCACAGCAGTCAGTAGGCCAAAGTGCAGCAGGAAGAGCAGTGTTCTGCCTGCCATTCGGAGAGCATGTTTTCAGACGTGTGCTGCCTCATGTACTTTGCTAATGACACACTGAACAAACAAGAGATGTTACATTAATGCAGAGACAATTTTAAACTAAAGAAATATAACATTAGAGTCTTTGAATATCAATATGTTGTCACAGTATGAGGGGAGTTCTGATTTGctaagaaattattttattaaaagatGATGACTACACTTCTATTGCCTTCAGTGtagttttttcctctcctcctccctgttttcatccctccctcctcctccttgcaGTCATGCTGTGTCCACACAGTGAATGTAATGTGGGCCAGATATTCAACATGAATAC includes:
- the ubl3a gene encoding ubiquitin-like protein 3a — its product is MTGSTPADMINLRLILVSGKTKEFLFSPNDSAADIAKHVYDNWPMDWEEEQVSSPNILRLIYQGRFLHGNVTLGALKLPLGKTTVMHLVARETLPEPNSQGQRNREKTGESNCCIIL